The Procambarus clarkii isolate CNS0578487 chromosome 46, FALCON_Pclarkii_2.0, whole genome shotgun sequence genome includes a region encoding these proteins:
- the LOC138350567 gene encoding protein TsetseEP-like → MRPSQPARNGLPQPARNGLPQPARNGLPQPARNGLPQPARNGLPQPARNGLPQPARNGLPQPARNGLPRPARNGLPQPARNGLPQPARNGLPQPARNGLPQPARNGLPQPARNGLPQPARNGLPQPARNGLPRPPVMPR, encoded by the coding sequence ATGAGGCCGTCGCAGCCGGCCAGGAATGGCCTGCCGCAGCCGGCCAGGAATGGCCTGCCGCAGCCGGCCAGGAATGGCCTGCCGCAGCCGGCCAGGAATGGCCTGCCGCAGCCGGCCAGGAATGGCCTGCCGCAGCCGGCCAGGAATGGCCTGCCGCAGCCGGCCAGGAATGGCCTGCCGCAGCCGGCCAGGAATGGCCTGCCGCGGCCGGCCAGGAATGGCCTGCCGCAGCCGGCCAGGAATGGCCTGCCGCAGCCGGCCAGGAATGGCCTGCCGCAGCCAGCCAGGAATGGCCTGCCGCAGCCGGCCAGGAATGGCCTGCCGCAGCCGGCCAGGAATGGCCTGCCGCAGCCGGCCAGGAATGGCCTGCCGCAGCCGGCCAGGAATGGCCTGCCGCGGCCGCCTGTCATGCCTCGCTAA